One genomic segment of Myxococcales bacterium includes these proteins:
- a CDS encoding DUF2892 domain-containing protein, with protein sequence MNILPKNEHPVERAARVVLGLGLLALVFVGPQSLWGLVGLVPLATGLLGSCPLYTLFGISTCPAKHHSMTS encoded by the coding sequence ATGAACATCCTCCCCAAGAACGAACACCCCGTCGAACGCGCGGCCCGCGTGGTTCTCGGCCTAGGTCTCCTCGCCCTCGTGTTCGTAGGCCCTCAATCGCTGTGGGGCCTCGTGGGCCTCGTGCCGCTCGCCACCGGACTCCTCGGCAGCTGCCCGCTGTACACTCTCTTCGGGATCTCCACGTGCCCGGCGAAACACCACTCGATGACGAGCTGA
- a CDS encoding sigma-70 family RNA polymerase sigma factor: MALAAAGDREAFGVVVRRHGPAVLRVAAHVTGSQAAAADVFQETFLAAFRAAGSYRGAGLRAWLFTIARNAAYRSRRAQGREEQDASLMELGASAGWGDVSPEIAFERSERLDRVRRAFAMLSTEDREILALRDVEGLSGEDAATVTGLSLQAMKSRLHRARLRLGAAYRDLVPAEGEPNHDH, encoded by the coding sequence ATGGCGCTCGCCGCTGCGGGGGACCGCGAGGCTTTTGGCGTCGTGGTCCGCCGTCACGGACCGGCCGTCTTGCGAGTGGCGGCCCACGTCACGGGCTCGCAGGCCGCGGCTGCGGACGTCTTTCAGGAGACGTTCCTTGCGGCCTTTCGCGCTGCCGGTAGCTACCGTGGCGCGGGCCTGCGCGCGTGGCTCTTCACCATCGCGCGCAACGCGGCATACCGGTCTCGCCGCGCACAGGGCCGCGAGGAGCAAGACGCTTCGTTGATGGAGCTCGGCGCGAGCGCCGGTTGGGGCGACGTGTCGCCGGAGATCGCTTTCGAGCGCAGCGAGCGGCTGGACCGGGTGCGTCGGGCCTTCGCGATGTTGTCGACGGAGGATCGGGAGATCCTGGCGCTGCGCGACGTCGAAGGTCTTTCCGGCGAGGATGCGGCAACGGTGACGGGCCTCTCCTTGCAGGCGATGAAGAGCCGACTGCATCGCGCGCGGTTGCGACTAGGCGCCGCATACCGAGACCTCGTCCCGGCGGAGGGAGAGCCGAATCATGACCACTGA